The following are from one region of the Paraglaciecola sp. L1A13 genome:
- the thrB gene encoding homoserine kinase, whose translation MSELDDMKGKVLRAFAPASTGNVSLGFDILGAALKPIDGTVLGDEVDLELASEFSLEVKGAFAHKLPADHDTNIVTCCYRHFVSVLSDKGVNLPAVKMTLHKHLPIGSGLGSSAASVVAALHGLNEFYGRVLGEVPFNQHQLLLIMGELEGQISGSVHYDNVAPCYLGGLTLMAEQGDTLALQLPTFKHWYWVACYSGISVSTAAARDILPKQVPMANTLKFGRQLAVFVDALYRQDEKLAVSMMTDVIAEPYRKSLLPYFDESRQFAMQNGALAFGISGSGPTVFAVCDDLTQAQAISTWLAENYIQNDTGFSHVCQLDEQGAVVTNANA comes from the coding sequence ATGAGTGAATTAGACGATATGAAAGGAAAAGTACTGCGTGCTTTTGCTCCTGCATCAACCGGCAATGTTAGCTTGGGCTTTGACATACTCGGCGCAGCTTTAAAACCGATTGACGGCACTGTGTTAGGGGATGAAGTTGATCTTGAATTAGCCAGCGAATTTAGTCTTGAAGTCAAAGGCGCATTTGCGCATAAATTGCCGGCAGACCACGACACTAATATCGTCACGTGCTGTTATCGTCACTTCGTGAGCGTGTTAAGTGATAAAGGCGTAAATTTGCCTGCGGTAAAGATGACCTTACACAAGCACCTGCCTATCGGCAGCGGCTTAGGGTCAAGCGCCGCATCTGTGGTGGCGGCGTTGCACGGCTTAAATGAATTTTATGGTCGGGTATTAGGCGAAGTACCCTTTAATCAACATCAGTTACTGTTGATTATGGGGGAATTAGAAGGTCAGATCAGCGGCAGCGTACATTATGATAATGTAGCACCCTGTTACTTAGGCGGCTTGACGTTAATGGCTGAGCAAGGCGATACGCTAGCGCTGCAATTACCGACTTTCAAGCACTGGTATTGGGTTGCGTGTTATTCAGGTATTAGCGTATCCACTGCTGCAGCGCGAGATATCTTGCCTAAACAAGTGCCTATGGCCAATACCTTAAAATTTGGTCGTCAGTTAGCGGTATTTGTTGATGCCTTATATCGCCAAGATGAAAAACTAGCGGTGAGCATGATGACCGATGTAATCGCTGAACCTTATCGCAAATCGTTATTGCCGTATTTTGATGAGTCTCGTCAATTTGCTATGCAAAATGGTGCACTGGCCTTTGGTATTTCTGGCTCGGGTCCTACGGTTTTCGCAGTATGCGATGACTTAACGCAAGCGCAGGCGATCAGTACCTGGCTAGCAGAAAATTACATTCAAAATGACACTGGCTTTAGCCATGTATG
- the thrA gene encoding bifunctional aspartate kinase/homoserine dehydrogenase I — protein MKVLKFGGSSLADAERYLRVKDICLDTHATSGSAVVLSAPKGVTNALSLLCEEASSGKDYGELFAKLNMVLFGILDDLNDTLPEFDDSKLAPYIQKVLNELNQHLEGFALLRCAPESVVAKILSIGEYMSVNIFSQILTTLGTKNQIIDPAELILAEGDYLDSIADVAVSKARFSEVDSSGDVVLIMPGFVAVNAEGEKVTLGRNGSDYSAAILAACIGAECCEIWTDVDGVYNADPNQVDGAVLLDKLTYQEAMELSYFGAKVLHPKTIGPIAQHHIPCLIRNTLNPAAPGTLISNEASTKWTSVKGISHLDDMTMFNVAGPGMKGMVGMASRVFEVMSNANISISLITQSSSEYSISFCIHSKDAVRAQDLLEDSFALELANNLLDPIEVRHDLAIVTLVGDGMRHSQGLAAKFFSSLAQARVNNVAIAQGSSERSISTVIESSKAKKAVKVVHQNFFSNLHAIDVFLVGCGTVGKELLGQISRQQAVLLERGISLKIYGIANSRKLLLQAGGVDLDDDWAAQLNASESSLSVDKLQDFVMRNSLVNPVVIDCTSSSVIAKLYVELMNGGFHVVTPNKKANTASYAYYQQLRETAQSTNRQFLYETTVGAGLPVIDNLQKLIYAGDELQRFEGILSGSLSFVFGKLDEGLTLSQATEIAKKNGFTEPDPRDDLSGTDVARKLLIMAREADLKLELDDIQIEPVLPPHFDSSGSVDEFMNKLPELDALYAEKVNAAKEEGKVLRYVGSISKGKCVVSIQAVGADHPLYVIKEGENALAIHSNYYQPIPYVIRGYGAGAAVTAAGVFADVLRTMPWKQDV, from the coding sequence ATGAAGGTGTTGAAGTTTGGCGGTTCGTCATTAGCCGATGCAGAGCGTTACTTACGGGTAAAAGACATTTGTTTAGATACCCATGCAACCAGCGGCTCTGCCGTTGTGTTATCAGCCCCTAAAGGTGTAACCAATGCATTATCTTTGTTATGCGAAGAAGCCAGCAGCGGTAAGGATTACGGCGAATTGTTCGCTAAGCTGAACATGGTGCTCTTCGGTATTTTAGATGATTTAAACGATACCCTTCCTGAATTTGATGACAGCAAGCTTGCCCCTTACATTCAAAAAGTATTGAATGAATTGAACCAGCATCTTGAAGGCTTTGCATTATTACGTTGTGCTCCTGAGTCTGTAGTTGCAAAAATTTTAAGCATCGGCGAATACATGAGCGTTAATATATTTAGCCAAATATTGACGACTCTTGGTACTAAAAATCAAATTATTGACCCTGCTGAATTAATTTTAGCGGAAGGAGATTACCTCGATAGTATTGCTGATGTTGCCGTCAGTAAAGCGCGCTTCAGTGAAGTCGATAGCTCGGGCGACGTAGTACTTATTATGCCTGGCTTTGTAGCGGTCAATGCGGAAGGTGAAAAAGTCACGTTAGGCCGCAACGGTTCTGACTATTCAGCAGCTATATTAGCGGCCTGTATTGGTGCCGAGTGTTGTGAAATTTGGACCGACGTAGACGGGGTTTATAACGCGGATCCGAACCAAGTTGATGGTGCAGTGCTACTCGACAAGTTGACTTATCAAGAAGCTATGGAGTTATCTTACTTCGGCGCAAAAGTATTGCATCCGAAAACGATTGGTCCGATTGCTCAGCATCATATCCCTTGTCTTATTCGTAATACTCTTAATCCTGCTGCACCAGGTACGCTTATCAGTAATGAAGCGAGCACTAAGTGGACGAGTGTAAAAGGCATTTCACATCTGGATGATATGACCATGTTTAATGTGGCAGGTCCAGGCATGAAAGGCATGGTCGGTATGGCTAGTCGCGTATTCGAAGTCATGTCGAATGCGAATATCTCTATTAGCTTAATCACGCAGTCATCTTCTGAGTACAGCATTAGCTTCTGTATTCATAGTAAAGATGCGGTTCGTGCTCAAGACTTATTAGAAGACTCTTTTGCGCTTGAGTTAGCCAACAATTTACTTGACCCAATTGAAGTGCGTCATGACTTAGCGATAGTGACCTTAGTGGGAGATGGTATGCGCCACTCACAGGGATTAGCGGCTAAGTTTTTTAGTTCTTTAGCACAAGCGCGTGTTAATAACGTTGCGATCGCTCAGGGTTCATCGGAGCGTTCAATTTCAACAGTGATTGAAAGCAGCAAAGCGAAGAAAGCAGTAAAAGTGGTTCATCAGAATTTCTTCTCAAATTTACATGCCATAGATGTATTCTTGGTTGGTTGTGGCACCGTAGGCAAAGAATTGCTTGGCCAAATATCCCGTCAACAAGCGGTATTGCTTGAACGTGGCATAAGTTTAAAAATCTACGGTATCGCCAATAGCCGTAAACTATTATTACAGGCTGGTGGTGTTGATTTAGACGACGATTGGGCAGCACAGCTTAACGCTAGTGAATCGTCATTGTCGGTTGATAAGTTACAAGATTTTGTAATGCGTAATAGCTTGGTTAACCCTGTCGTGATTGATTGTACTAGCAGTTCAGTTATCGCCAAGTTGTATGTAGAGCTAATGAATGGTGGTTTCCATGTGGTCACACCAAATAAAAAGGCTAATACGGCTTCTTATGCTTATTACCAACAGTTGCGTGAAACAGCCCAATCGACGAATCGCCAGTTCTTGTATGAAACGACCGTTGGCGCTGGTTTACCTGTTATTGATAACCTACAAAAACTCATTTACGCAGGGGATGAACTTCAGCGTTTTGAAGGGATTTTATCTGGTTCGTTATCGTTTGTATTTGGTAAGTTAGACGAGGGTTTAACCTTATCCCAAGCAACTGAAATCGCTAAAAAGAACGGATTTACTGAACCAGACCCCAGAGATGATTTAAGCGGTACCGACGTTGCTCGCAAATTATTGATTATGGCCCGTGAAGCGGATTTAAAGCTTGAGTTAGACGATATTCAGATTGAACCCGTGTTACCGCCACATTTCGATTCTAGCGGCAGCGTAGATGAGTTTATGAATAAACTACCTGAACTAGATGCGTTGTACGCCGAAAAAGTCAACGCGGCTAAAGAAGAGGGTAAAGTTCTGCGTTATGTTGGCTCTATCAGCAAAGGTAAGTGTGTGGTATCTATCCAAGCTGTAGGGGCAGATCATCCTTTATATGTAATTAAAGAAGGTGAAAATGCTTTGGCAATTCACAGTAACTACTATCAACCTATCCCTTATGTAATACGTGGATACGGTGCCGGTGCGGCGGTAACTGCCGCCGGTGTGTTTGCTGATGTATTACGAACAATGCCATGGAAACAAGACGTGTGA
- a CDS encoding DUF3087 domain-containing protein, with protein sequence MQLIEINKARYRRHLNLVIVGCIAGLAVGSLTISQGLIALFPDDSGSHFHWNLLGVVVTSLTLGWLLNKYRTHDFMTEVVYVWELKQALNKINRKMRKLKAAAEQGNANALLALQYSYAGSRLLWQLDDNTIIMDDLAIEQAKLDVLAAQYNLTLDPNDYDARILKQF encoded by the coding sequence ATGCAGCTCATTGAAATTAATAAAGCCCGTTATCGACGCCATTTAAACTTGGTAATAGTGGGATGTATAGCAGGCTTGGCAGTAGGGAGTTTAACTATTTCACAAGGGTTGATTGCCTTATTCCCCGATGACAGTGGTAGCCATTTTCACTGGAATTTGCTCGGCGTGGTAGTAACAAGTCTAACGTTAGGGTGGTTACTCAATAAATACCGAACTCACGATTTTATGACCGAAGTCGTATATGTTTGGGAGTTAAAGCAAGCACTGAATAAAATAAACCGCAAAATGCGTAAACTTAAAGCGGCCGCTGAACAAGGTAACGCTAATGCGTTACTCGCACTGCAATATAGTTATGCTGGCTCACGGTTATTATGGCAGCTGGACGACAACACCATTATTATGGATGACTTAGCGATTGAACAAGCCAAGCTTGATGTGCTTGCGGCACAATATAATTTAACGTTAGACCCTAACGATTACGACGCTCGAATTTTAAAGCAATTTTAA
- a CDS encoding Hsp70 family protein: MAAIGIDYGTSNSEVSYFDGQQHHFIKLDPNVDGANKIRSSVFIYYEHELPTPPVSMIEAKVAQIKRAISEQIDKAKEGYYEAQDAREQQRYSNQIDDLRAEFHNLPDLQRRAIELLLKDMTVQDLPLKQLVETGQFAFGEEGFKRYLTTPDKGRLIYSPKNFLGASLVAGQQQAFVGLIAKQLEFFRLSAEQQLNMPVDTAVIGRPVKFHGTRGQEGNNQAIDIMTQAATLAGFAHVEFLEEPIAAAYKIERTLDKHTNVLVADIGGGTTDICCIKLSPEKQANHDRQQDVLSVTGARLGGMECDKNLIIKSIAPTMGRGMLMRNGLPVPPTFFSDMCAVDDIPKLNQFFSDEYWLDIVQTKSDVKEPKLLARLLTVQEEKLSARLVNSARLAKEMLSSKDTITLPLHYIEPDYDVDITIEELSSSMQSWMSKVKALVTECLRNSIEPPEMLFITGGMSLSPIVKKELEEVMLPHLPVMQGDAFNSVCEGLGIQAALLAQRVAETSSK, encoded by the coding sequence ATGGCAGCAATAGGCATAGATTACGGGACGTCAAACTCTGAGGTTTCCTACTTTGATGGTCAGCAGCACCATTTTATCAAACTCGATCCTAATGTTGATGGGGCGAATAAGATCCGCTCGTCCGTTTTTATCTATTATGAACATGAGTTGCCTACGCCTCCAGTCTCGATGATTGAAGCCAAAGTTGCACAAATAAAACGGGCGATTTCAGAGCAGATAGATAAAGCTAAAGAAGGCTATTACGAAGCCCAAGACGCCAGAGAGCAGCAACGTTATAGTAATCAAATAGACGATTTACGCGCCGAGTTCCATAATCTTCCTGATTTGCAACGTCGCGCGATTGAGCTTTTGTTAAAAGATATGACAGTCCAAGATTTGCCGTTAAAGCAGCTGGTGGAAACGGGGCAATTTGCGTTTGGTGAAGAGGGCTTTAAACGTTATTTAACTACCCCTGATAAAGGCCGGCTTATATATTCGCCTAAGAACTTCTTGGGAGCCAGTTTAGTAGCGGGTCAACAACAAGCATTTGTGGGGCTTATCGCCAAGCAATTGGAATTCTTTCGTTTAAGTGCCGAGCAACAACTCAATATGCCGGTGGATACTGCTGTCATAGGCCGCCCGGTGAAATTTCATGGTACTAGGGGGCAAGAAGGTAATAATCAAGCTATTGATATTATGACCCAAGCGGCAACTCTGGCCGGATTTGCCCATGTTGAATTTCTAGAAGAGCCTATAGCTGCGGCTTATAAAATTGAACGAACCCTGGATAAACATACCAATGTGCTGGTAGCCGACATTGGTGGCGGTACCACAGATATCTGTTGCATTAAATTATCACCGGAAAAGCAAGCCAACCATGATCGTCAGCAAGATGTACTGTCGGTCACGGGAGCGCGTTTAGGTGGTATGGAATGTGACAAAAACCTTATTATTAAAAGCATTGCTCCCACTATGGGGCGCGGTATGTTGATGCGTAATGGGTTGCCAGTGCCTCCAACATTCTTTTCTGACATGTGTGCGGTTGACGATATTCCAAAACTTAATCAATTTTTCTCAGACGAGTACTGGTTAGATATTGTTCAAACCAAGTCTGATGTAAAAGAGCCTAAGTTATTGGCACGACTGTTAACCGTTCAAGAAGAGAAATTATCAGCCAGATTGGTTAACTCCGCGCGTTTGGCAAAAGAAATGCTTTCCTCGAAAGACACCATCACCTTGCCTCTGCATTATATCGAGCCGGACTACGATGTAGATATCACTATCGAAGAACTTAGTAGTTCGATGCAATCGTGGATGAGTAAGGTAAAAGCGTTGGTGACCGAGTGTTTACGAAACAGCATTGAACCACCTGAAATGTTATTTATTACGGGGGGAATGAGTTTGTCGCCCATCGTAAAAAAAGAGCTAGAGGAAGTGATGTTGCCCCACTTACCCGTGATGCAAGGAGACGCGTTTAATTCTGTGTGTGAAGGTTTGGGTATTCAAGCCGCGCTGTTAGCTCAGCGCGTAGCCGAAACTTCTAGCAAATAA
- the aceK gene encoding bifunctional isocitrate dehydrogenase kinase/phosphatase gives MNNTHASVLNKVAYLILHGFDKSYRWHSRITRDAQRRFEQAQWQETQKAVKERIAIYERTLSDAVGEIYQQVFPHQENNQFWLALKSRFQKLLSDHPQYELAETFYNSVIGRIFKHQKINDSMMFILPTRCYLAGLQRHLVVHSFDTSGTVSQMLVDIFSQYKFEINFQDMQRDLDHLEDALRSRLNTGQLASVHTVEMLKSVFYRSKSAYLIGRICMPDETLPFVIPLSIDESGSDQDSHKIVVEALLTDRQDLSVIFSFARSYFMADTQHPAEVVAFLHELLPHKKKFELYIALGLYKHGKTVFYRNFLQHLDNSEDQFTIAPGIRGLVMAVFHLPSYGVVFKIIKDEFPESKKITRQHVKDCYRLVKMTDRVGRMADTHEYVSFRLPRHRVEQALIDELLETCANSIELTESEVIIKHLYIERKMTPLNIYLEQQTDPKLITSALNDLGLCIKQIAAAHIFAGDMLHKNFGITRGGRVIFYDYDEICYLKDREFRSLPKSDDPYAIDTLSVGPTDVFPEQFEHFIVGKKRLKQELKALHGEIMTAEYWRDMQAQSLKGDVPEFIPYDQSKRFVN, from the coding sequence GTGAACAACACACACGCTTCAGTGTTGAATAAAGTGGCGTATTTGATTCTGCATGGCTTTGACAAAAGCTATCGTTGGCATTCACGCATTACTCGAGATGCACAACGACGCTTTGAGCAAGCTCAGTGGCAAGAGACACAAAAAGCGGTGAAAGAGCGAATCGCCATATACGAGCGTACATTGTCGGATGCTGTAGGGGAAATTTATCAACAGGTTTTTCCTCATCAAGAAAACAACCAATTTTGGCTAGCATTAAAAAGTCGCTTTCAAAAACTTCTTAGTGACCATCCTCAATACGAACTGGCTGAGACTTTCTACAACTCAGTTATTGGGCGCATTTTCAAGCATCAGAAAATTAACGATAGCATGATGTTTATTCTGCCTACCCGCTGTTATTTGGCTGGGCTGCAGCGCCATTTGGTAGTACACAGTTTTGATACCTCTGGCACTGTGAGTCAGATGCTAGTTGATATTTTTTCGCAATATAAATTTGAAATTAATTTTCAAGATATGCAGCGAGATCTTGACCATTTAGAGGATGCCTTGCGCAGCCGCTTAAATACTGGCCAGTTAGCGAGCGTACATACAGTCGAAATGCTCAAATCAGTATTTTATCGCAGTAAATCCGCATACTTAATTGGGCGTATTTGTATGCCAGATGAAACGCTGCCCTTTGTTATTCCTCTTTCTATTGACGAATCCGGTAGCGACCAAGACTCACACAAAATAGTGGTTGAGGCCCTATTAACAGACCGCCAAGACTTAAGTGTTATCTTCAGCTTTGCCCGCTCGTATTTTATGGCTGATACTCAGCATCCAGCGGAGGTAGTGGCTTTTTTACATGAACTATTACCGCATAAGAAAAAATTCGAGTTATACATTGCATTAGGACTCTACAAGCACGGAAAAACCGTATTTTACCGTAACTTTTTACAACATTTGGATAATTCAGAAGATCAATTCACTATTGCCCCAGGTATACGTGGACTCGTCATGGCGGTATTCCATCTGCCCTCTTATGGCGTGGTGTTTAAAATTATCAAAGATGAATTTCCTGAAAGTAAGAAAATCACTCGTCAACATGTAAAAGACTGTTATCGGTTGGTTAAAATGACTGATCGCGTGGGGCGAATGGCCGACACCCATGAGTACGTTAGTTTTCGTCTGCCCCGACACCGGGTAGAACAAGCACTTATTGATGAATTGCTCGAAACGTGTGCCAATAGTATCGAGTTAACTGAGAGTGAAGTGATCATTAAGCACTTATATATTGAGCGTAAAATGACACCGTTGAATATCTACCTAGAACAGCAAACCGACCCCAAACTTATTACCAGTGCGCTAAATGATTTAGGCTTATGCATTAAGCAAATAGCTGCGGCGCATATTTTTGCTGGCGACATGCTGCATAAAAACTTCGGTATTACTCGGGGAGGACGAGTGATATTTTATGATTACGACGAAATCTGTTATTTGAAGGATCGAGAGTTTAGAAGTTTGCCCAAATCTGATGATCCTTACGCTATAGATACATTATCGGTTGGACCAACTGACGTATTCCCAGAGCAGTTTGAGCATTTCATTGTCGGCAAAAAACGCTTAAAGCAAGAACTCAAAGCGCTGCATGGAGAAATAATGACCGCCGAATATTGGAGAGATATGCAGGCACAATCTCTAAAGGGCGATGTACCTGAATTTATCCCTTATGATCAAAGCAAACGCTTTGTGAACTAG
- a CDS encoding mechanosensitive ion channel family protein, whose translation MDTTNSSNLTGSTTSTIMETSETALKSNDVVLENTSQPLMQTLQQYADVVHQHIFMTDTYIQLGLIGCIYLLAFWLGTKLRRASKFVDNQPDVKDHPIRRITYRIDKMIFPLIAIVLLKVVTEFSLSVIGANWILDLALTIAVLLFVNSVINACVSHPILAGLLKWMMLPLLFLHMVGWLRGIIEILQGVSVSLGNIEISAYGLARVLIFGTLLFWIGRASNNVGQDIIRKQESLDIRTREVFAKLFEVALVCVIALLLLNVMGINLTALAVFGGAVGVGLGFGLQSIASNFISGIIILLDRSVTIGDYIEMEEGQKGFVRHFKMRYTTLETYDGKDIMVPNEKFISSTFVNWSHKNIKQRYRVDFSVAYQTDIRAMVEIIKEVVGTHPQILSGEDYPIEERPDCEIDSFGDSGVNVFVEFWMEGIDDGKNRVGGDLMLMIFETLREHNISIPFPQREVRVLNSEQYTVTKTTDGNITHAVDGTAKQP comes from the coding sequence GTGGATACAACAAATAGCAGTAACCTGACTGGCTCGACAACTAGCACCATTATGGAAACATCTGAGACCGCACTTAAAAGCAACGATGTCGTGCTTGAAAATACCAGTCAACCCCTTATGCAGACGCTACAACAGTATGCTGATGTAGTGCATCAACATATTTTTATGACCGATACATATATACAGCTCGGCTTAATAGGTTGTATTTATTTATTGGCTTTTTGGTTAGGTACTAAGTTACGACGAGCATCCAAATTCGTTGATAACCAACCGGACGTAAAAGATCACCCTATACGGCGGATTACCTACCGTATTGATAAGATGATATTTCCGTTAATCGCTATTGTATTACTTAAAGTAGTCACTGAATTTAGCTTGAGTGTTATTGGTGCTAATTGGATCTTAGATTTAGCCCTGACGATTGCGGTACTACTGTTTGTTAATTCAGTGATTAATGCCTGTGTTTCACACCCCATACTTGCTGGTTTGTTGAAATGGATGATGTTGCCATTGTTGTTCCTGCATATGGTGGGTTGGCTACGAGGCATTATCGAGATTTTACAAGGTGTGAGTGTGAGTCTAGGGAATATCGAAATCTCTGCTTACGGGCTGGCCAGAGTATTGATCTTTGGTACGTTACTATTTTGGATTGGACGTGCTTCCAATAACGTAGGCCAAGATATAATTCGTAAACAAGAATCCTTAGACATCAGGACGCGAGAGGTCTTTGCGAAGCTTTTTGAAGTGGCCTTAGTCTGCGTTATCGCGTTGTTATTACTAAATGTAATGGGGATAAACCTAACAGCGCTGGCTGTGTTTGGCGGAGCTGTGGGAGTTGGCTTAGGGTTTGGCTTACAGTCGATTGCGTCGAACTTTATTTCAGGGATTATTATCTTACTTGATCGCTCGGTTACGATAGGCGATTACATCGAAATGGAAGAGGGACAAAAAGGCTTTGTACGACATTTTAAAATGCGTTACACCACCCTTGAAACTTACGATGGTAAAGACATTATGGTGCCCAATGAAAAATTCATTTCAAGCACCTTTGTTAATTGGTCACATAAAAACATAAAACAACGTTATCGAGTCGATTTTTCCGTTGCTTATCAAACGGATATTCGCGCTATGGTTGAGATTATCAAAGAGGTCGTTGGCACCCATCCACAAATTCTAAGTGGCGAAGATTATCCCATTGAGGAGCGTCCAGATTGTGAAATTGATAGCTTTGGTGATTCCGGCGTCAATGTATTTGTAGAATTCTGGATGGAAGGTATCGACGATGGTAAAAACCGCGTGGGCGGCGATTTAATGCTGATGATATTCGAAACCTTACGCGAACATAATATTTCGATTCCATTCCCTCAGCGTGAAGTCAGAGTGCTCAACTCAGAGCAGTATACCGTGACCAAGACAACTGACGGCAATATTACCCATGCTGTCGATGGAACAGCCAAGCAACCTTAG
- a CDS encoding MAPEG family protein, which translates to MTTILVCLLIATLMPILAKIPLTIAMNKEQGGYDNRHPRAQQKHLTGFGARAVAAHANCFEALILFVPGALAVIITQSAGHLAEYSAMLFIVARIGYLFAYWSNVHLVRSILWAIGYIASLNLLWLAIP; encoded by the coding sequence ATGACGACAATATTAGTATGTTTACTGATTGCCACCCTGATGCCTATTTTGGCAAAAATACCGCTTACCATCGCTATGAATAAAGAGCAGGGCGGTTACGACAATCGCCATCCTCGAGCGCAGCAAAAACACTTAACAGGATTCGGGGCGAGAGCTGTTGCAGCCCATGCGAACTGTTTTGAAGCCCTGATCTTATTTGTGCCGGGTGCGTTGGCGGTAATTATAACGCAATCTGCTGGGCATCTAGCTGAATATAGCGCGATGTTGTTCATTGTCGCGCGAATCGGCTATTTATTTGCGTACTGGTCGAATGTACACCTGGTGCGTAGCATTTTATGGGCAATTGGCTATATTGCTTCTTTGAACCTTCTTTGGTTAGCCATTCCTTAA
- a CDS encoding ZIP family metal transporter: MDNVWLVIIFALLAGLAMPMGALIARIEHFQSDWFEAEIRHLVIAFGGGALLSAVALVLVPEGMANLSLSVGLLFFIGGSLSFMAIDILLVRINTPASQLAAMLADFIPESVALGAAFATGKSNAYLIAILIALQNLPEGFNAFREMRSGKKFSANRLLIVFCLLALFGPVAGLGGYFWLARYPQYVSAIMLFASGGILYSIFQDIAPQAKLAKHWFPPMGGVFGFALGLIGFMLTKH; encoded by the coding sequence ATGGATAACGTATGGTTAGTCATTATTTTTGCCCTGCTCGCTGGTTTGGCGATGCCAATGGGTGCGCTTATCGCTCGCATTGAACATTTTCAGTCGGACTGGTTCGAAGCCGAAATTCGTCACCTTGTTATCGCCTTTGGGGGCGGTGCATTATTATCTGCTGTAGCGCTGGTATTAGTACCCGAGGGAATGGCTAATCTGTCCCTTAGCGTCGGACTTCTATTTTTTATTGGCGGTAGCCTGAGTTTTATGGCTATTGATATTTTACTGGTTAGAATAAATACTCCAGCAAGCCAGTTAGCCGCTATGCTAGCGGATTTTATTCCTGAATCAGTGGCACTGGGGGCAGCATTTGCCACTGGCAAAAGTAATGCTTATTTGATCGCAATATTAATCGCTCTGCAGAATTTACCCGAAGGATTTAACGCGTTTCGTGAAATGCGCTCAGGAAAAAAATTCAGCGCTAATCGTCTGTTAATAGTTTTTTGCTTGTTAGCGCTGTTTGGCCCTGTGGCTGGATTAGGGGGTTATTTTTGGTTAGCCAGGTATCCGCAATATGTTTCGGCGATTATGCTATTTGCTTCAGGGGGAATTTTATATTCTATTTTTCAAGATATCGCCCCACAAGCGAAACTAGCTAAGCATTGGTTTCCACCAATGGGCGGTGTTTTTGGCTTTGCTCTGGGTTTAATTGGTTTTATGTTGACCAAACATTAG